The window GTTTCCCTCTGGTGTCTCCATTACCTGCACCTCAAGCTCCACCTGGTCCCCCGGCAATGCAAAACTGTAGAAATTTGATTTCAGCACCTTGCTGATCAAAAACCAGTTCCTGAAATCCGAAGACGCGGCCTCAAGCCATCCCGTCAACTGCGTCAGCGCCTCAAGCAGCATGACACCGGGCATGATTGGGTTTTTAGGAAAATGGAACTCAAGGAAGTCCTCGCTCATGGCAACGTTCTTGACGCCCTTTATGAGCTCTCCCTGTTTCCATTCAGTGATGTGGTCAATTAATAAGTAACGCATAAAGTTAGTGTATCTCCGATACTCAAGTAATCTTAAGGTGTGATTATTCTAATCAAACAGAAGGGGAAATGTGAAGGGACTGTTGAAATCAAGATACTTAAATTATCTGTACACCTCTCTTCGGTGTGCAATCCTGTAAACCCTTATAATCTTTTGTGAGTCATCAATTTCATAGAGTAGTCTATAATCACCTGCCCTTATACGCCACTTTGAACTGCTGCCCTTAAGCTTCTTTGAATTATGAGGTCTTGGTTCTTCAAATAGTCCAAGAATAATTTCTTCAAATTTCAATAGCAGCTTGCCGGAAAAAGAATCCAGGTCTTTTTGTGCCTGCGGCATCAACTTGACGTCATAAAGACTCAAGCGGCGCTCCCAATTTTACGAC is drawn from Nitrospirota bacterium and contains these coding sequences:
- a CDS encoding type II toxin-antitoxin system RelE/ParE family toxin; amino-acid sequence: MSLYDVKLMPQAQKDLDSFSGKLLLKFEEIILGLFEEPRPHNSKKLKGSSSKWRIRAGDYRLLYEIDDSQKIIRVYRIAHRREVYR